The Elaeis guineensis isolate ETL-2024a chromosome 14, EG11, whole genome shotgun sequence genome has a segment encoding these proteins:
- the LOC105035077 gene encoding heavy metal-associated isoprenylated plant protein 43-like, which yields MKKIVLKVIITCGKCKVCIMKTVAKISGITSIALDVEKSTVTIIGEVDAVLIVKELRKAGKMVEIESVGPHKKDDKKDEKKECKPLPPCCSACKTVAHGNIVWYEDSNACTIL from the exons ATGAAG AAGATTGTGTTGAAGGTTATCATCACATGTGGCAAGTGCAAGGTCTGTATCATGAAGACAGTCGCCAAAATCTCTG GGATCACCTCGATAGCTTTGGATGTCGAGAAGAGCACGGTGACGATTATTGGTGAAGTGGATGCCGTGCTCATAGTAAAAGAACTGCGAAAGGCTGGAAAGATGGTGGAGATTGAGAGTGTTGGGCCGCACAAGAAGGATGACAAGAAGGATGAGAAGAAGGAATGCAAACCCCTGCCTCCATGTTGTAGCGCATGCAAGACAGTGGCCCATGGCAACATTGTATGGTATGAAGACTCGAATGCGTGCACCATTCTCTGA